In Hyphomicrobium denitrificans 1NES1, the genomic stretch ACCGCCGGCATGCTTAGGATGCCGACAGCAAAGAGAATTTCCAGAGCATAAATACGCATAAACACTGCCCTTCTCCCCAAAAGATTTCACTCCTGAAGGAAGGCAGTAGCGTGGCCGAATTATCCGTATCGTGATGATTTCGCCGCGAGTTCAAACGCGCCTTATCAAACGAGGTGCCCTTTCGCGAGAGACGCCCGTTAGGCGTTGAGCAACGGCCTGATCGCCAAGGTAGGCGTCGGCAGACGCAAGAGCTTGCTTGATCTCGGATGAGATGAAGCATCGTCGCTGAAGCTCAGCCTCGGCACTCTTGAGCGCGTCTCGTAACTGCTTGACCAGCGGTAGAAGCGCTGCATCCGAGATCTCATTCACCCACGCCACTCTGGACTCCTATGACTAAGGACAGTGTTCGCGCGCCGACGTTGGCGTCGCGCCCCCAATCAGACGGAAATCATGGGCAACGTATGGCTTGGCGGGCCGCTGGCAAAAAATTTTTGATGCGCGGGATCGACGCGCCCGCGCCGGACTTCAGAAATTGATGGCAAGACGAACTATATTCAGTATTGACTAGAAGCCGCGCCCGCGAGTTTCGGAGACCGGTCCATGATCGTCAGGAAATCAAAAGCGCAATTAGACGAAGAACTTAACGAGGCTCTTAAAGAGACGTTCCCTGGCAGCGATGCGATTGCTATCGATGCGTCGACCGATGAGCCCATTAGGCCGGTCGGGCGCCGTCCCTCGGGGATCGATAAGGGGCTCGTTGAAGATTTGGCACGGGAAGTCCGAAAGAGCCACCCACAATCCAGACCACTTAGGCGAACAGAGACCTAAGCCTCCGCCGTCCCGCGTTTAGCGGCCGCCGTCGAGTTGTGTCGCCATGGCGGCGATGGTGCGCTGGTAGACTTCGGCTTTATTCCATTGGCCGATGACGCCGTAATTCGCCGATCCCGGCTGCCATGACCCGCCGCGCTGCCAACCGTGGCTTGCGAGGAAATTTGCAGTCGAAGCAAGAATGTCGGGCACGCTATGCACCAAGTCCCGGCGGCCGTTGCCATCGAAGTCGACGGCATAGCGGACATAGGGTGTCGGGAGAAACTGTGTTTGTCCAATCTCTCCGGCCCAACCGCCGCGCAACTGGCTCGGCGGCAAGTCACCGCGTGCGACAATACGGATCGCATCCACAAGCTGGTCTGCAAAGAATTCGGAGCGCCGGCAGTCGTAGGCCAGCGTTGCGAGCGACCGCAGGATCGAGTAGCGCGCCGACGCATCGGCACCGTAGTGTGTTTCGAGACCCCAAATCGCAACAATCACCGCACCCGGAACGCCGTATCTTTTTTCGATACGGTCGAGCGTGGCGCGATGCGTTCGCATCAGGGATCTTCCACGGTTGATGAGCGCGCCGTCGACGCGACGCGCATAAAACTGCTGAAAGCTCAGCTTGAAAGAATGCTGCGACCTATCGAGATGGATTACGGTCGAGTCGTATGTGACGCCTGATAAAGCCAGCGAAACGGTTGCAGGTTTTATACCATGCGCCGCCGCCCGAGATTTGAAATCCTGCAGCCATGCATCGAATCCTCGAGGGCCGCTGCCGCACTGGGCAGCAATACCAGCGGCGGGATAGGCCAACAGCGAAAGCAGTATGCACGCAACGCGCAATGTCGCGCCTTTCAACGAACCGGACTTATGAGGCATGACGGCTCTGCTTTATTGAAACGATGCGATCCGGCGATCACCAGCCACTGTAGCAGATCCGGTGCACGCGCATATCGTAGCCGTTGTCGAAGTAGCAGCCTGGTCGGATCGGTGCTGCCGCATAGTAGCCTTCAAAAGGGGGAGGTGGCGGAGGAGGCGCGATCGCGACGGCCCTACGTGCCAGGGGCGCTCGAGGGACCCGATGAAGGCGCTGAACTCGCCGGACTGGCTTTACACGTAAGACGGGGACCGGAACTTCGACGATTTCTGGGCCGTAATCGCAGCCTCTAAAATCAGGCGGATGGTAGCCGTAGCGGTCAAACCCGCACCCGCGGTAAGTCGCCTCCGCGGTTGCGGAGAGAACGGATACTGCCAGCACCGCAGCCAAGGCGGTGATGCCGAATCT encodes the following:
- a CDS encoding lytic murein transglycosylase, producing the protein MPHKSGSLKGATLRVACILLSLLAYPAAGIAAQCGSGPRGFDAWLQDFKSRAAAHGIKPATVSLALSGVTYDSTVIHLDRSQHSFKLSFQQFYARRVDGALINRGRSLMRTHRATLDRIEKRYGVPGAVIVAIWGLETHYGADASARYSILRSLATLAYDCRRSEFFADQLVDAIRIVARGDLPPSQLRGGWAGEIGQTQFLPTPYVRYAVDFDGNGRRDLVHSVPDILASTANFLASHGWQRGGSWQPGSANYGVIGQWNKAEVYQRTIAAMATQLDGGR